CACACTGGCCGTTCTGTGCGTATGGCAGAGCCGCTCTCTTCCGACGAAATCGACGCACAGCTCCCCGACGAGTGGTCTCGCGAGGGCGACGAAATCGTCCGCCGCTTCGAGTTCGACAGCTATCTCGCCGGCGTCGGCTTCGCCGGCGGTGCCGGCGGGCTCGCGGAGGAGGCGTTCCACCACCCCACCATCACCATCGAGTGGCGCGAGGTGGAGGTGCGGCTGACCACCCACGACGCCGGCGGCATCACCGAGAAGGATATCGACCTCGCGGAGCGACTAACCGAGCTGTACGACTGAGCCTCGAAACCGGCTTATCTCTCGACGCGGTACGTCCGACCGTGCGGCGATGACGATACCGATACCCCCGCTCCGAGCCCCTTGTGACGACGGTGACACCCGAGCCGCACACGCCTGACGCAAGACACTTACTCGCGAGCGCGTAGCTCCTGTATGCTCCGTGCCGACGCCTACGACTACTGGCTCCTCGATTTGGACGGCACGCTCGTCGACGTGGAGGAAGGGTACGTCCACGACGTGTTCGACGCCATCGGCGACCGCCTCGGCCACGACTTCTCACAGGAGCAGGCACAGATTCTCTGGCACGGCCTTGGCGGCTTTCGCAACGACCAGTTGGAGCGGTGGAACGTCGACCCCGACGCCTTCTGGGAGGCGTTCCACGCCGTCGAGGACGGCCAACGCCGCGCGGAACACACCTTTCTTTACTCCGACGCCGAGCACTTCGCCGACCACGACGGCCCGCTCGGACTCATCACCCACTCCCAGCCGAGCCTCGCGAACCCGACGCTCGACCACCTCGACATCCGCGACTGGTTCGACACGGTGCTCTGTTGCTCGGACGATATCGGCTGGAAACCCGACCCTGCGCCCGTCGAGCGCGTGCGCTCCGACCTCAATGTCCAGGCATCGGACGCTGGTGTGCTCGCCGGCGACGGCGCGACCGACATCGGCGCGGCGTGGAACACCGGGCTCGACGGCGTCCACGTCGAACGCCACGGCCACGAGCGCAGAGGGATGTGCGTGCGCGGCGACTACCGCGTCTCCGACTTCGACGAACTGTTCGGCGCGTCGACGCGCTCGTAGCCCGCCAGCCCCTCGAACGAGAGGCTATCGAGCGCGGCTTCGAGCCGCGCTACCGCCGACTTCTCGGTCCGCGTCGGATTCACGACGACGCGCAGCCGCTGCGTTCCCAGCGAGACGACGTCGAGGCCGAGTCGGTCCGCCGTCGCACGCAGTCCGACCCCCACGTCTGCCCGCCCGCCGGCCACCTGCCTGGCCGGCGATTCGATTCCCGGCCCAGTGGTGCCCGCGGGCACGTCGTCGGCCAGCGTCCCGAAGGCTGCGTCCAGACCCGTTCCCGATGCCTGCCGCACGAGT
This portion of the Halosegnis longus genome encodes:
- a CDS encoding 4a-hydroxytetrahydrobiopterin dehydratase — its product is MAEPLSSDEIDAQLPDEWSREGDEIVRRFEFDSYLAGVGFAGGAGGLAEEAFHHPTITIEWREVEVRLTTHDAGGITEKDIDLAERLTELYD
- a CDS encoding HAD family hydrolase; this encodes MLRADAYDYWLLDLDGTLVDVEEGYVHDVFDAIGDRLGHDFSQEQAQILWHGLGGFRNDQLERWNVDPDAFWEAFHAVEDGQRRAEHTFLYSDAEHFADHDGPLGLITHSQPSLANPTLDHLDIRDWFDTVLCCSDDIGWKPDPAPVERVRSDLNVQASDAGVLAGDGATDIGAAWNTGLDGVHVERHGHERRGMCVRGDYRVSDFDELFGASTRS